GCCTGGGCAGCTACCTGttttaatgataaaatttaGATTAATTTTCTGCTTTCACTCATCTACACTTCATAATTTTTACCATTGCTACACCTAATGCAGTTGTGTCTCTATGCTGTGCCCGAActgaaacaataaattgaaattttcaaaattgtctGTCAATCCAATATAACTATTGCAATTTAGTTACTGAATGAGAAACTCACAAACAGGAATGCCGCACAAATCCGATTGTAATTGCATCAACAAATTGTTTCCGCTCAATTTTCCGTCGACGTTGAGTTTATTCAATACGAATCCGCAATCCTGGTTCATAGCTTCGAGAATATCACGGGTCTGGAAGCAAATAGCCTCGAGTGCAGCACGAATCAGATGATTTTTGTTCGTGAATCCAGTCAAACCACAAATAATTCTGTACAGACGAATAGGAAACCAATTAGCATTGattgttgatttttcatttggtAAATTATTCAAGTGTTTACCCTCTAGCGTCCTTTCTCCAATATGGAGCATACAAGCCAGTAAACGAAGGCACGAAATATACATCACCTGTAGAAAATACACTCCCAGCTAACTGTAAAACGGACAAGAAATGTTTAGATTTTAATCACCTAATTGCAACATTATCAGGTCGTACTTGCTCTGAGTcgtcaatatttttcaaaattttcaaattattctgCAACCACTTTAACGCTGATCCAGCAACTGCTACTGATcctacaacgaaaaaaaaacgaaccgTAAATGACACAGATCAAAATGTCGCACTCTCTCGATGTTACCTTCTAATGCATACACCGCTGGCTTATCTTTTCCTAACTTATATGCTACCGTTGTCACTAAACCATGCGTTGACAACACTTTTTGTTCACCAGTGTTACAGAGTAAGAAGCAACCACTTCGATAAGTATTTTTGGTCTGACCAGGCTTAAGGCAACACTGTCCAATCAGTGAGGATTGTTGATTTCCCAGAACCTATTgacaatttgaacaaaaatcaaaattgttttcaattctttAGCTGTAACGTTTCTCACCCCACTAATCGGTATACCATTTAAGATGCATCCGTCATTTACTGGACCTAtgatgtccgctgagctccgGATTTCTGGAAGAATGGTCGGACTTACTGAAAACGTTTTAGTGAGTAATGGATCCCAGTTTAACGTCTCAATGTTCATTAATAGTGTTCGGCTGGCGTTTGTTACGTCAGTTACGTGTAGACCTCCCTTTGGACCACCAGTTAGGTTCTAAgaacaaaatcaatcaatgAAAACTCACGTTGACAATATATTCACACAATCTTGCTAACCCAAATTAACCATGAATCTATGGTCCCAAACAAACATCGTCGATCCCTGATTGCTTTTTTCACACTTGGAATATTGTCGCTTAACCACCGAAGTTTTAAGGCCGAGAAATAAGGCGAAATAGTGAGACCTTAACAGAATGTATAACTACGAATTAGTGGACTTGTAATAGTTAGAAAGCATCAGTTACCGAGCCATACCTGATATTgacttaaaataatttttgttttggtcgGGGAGCTTAGCTAGAATTTTATCCACCGTTTCGTCAGTTCTGATATCATTCcatcctaaaaaaaatttttttttggttgaatcAATACGGATTTAGTAGACAATTTTCAAAGTATTCCTACCAATTGCATGGTACAATGGTTTTCCGGTAATTTTATCCCACACAACAGTTGTTTCTCGCTGATTGGTGATTCCTATGCAAACCATGTCCTTTATGTGGTAAtctttaaatcaaaataaaattcctaaaaactCGTCgtaattttaaatcatttgaaatttacCTAAGGCGGTCAATTTTTCACAAGCTATCTTGGCACATTGACGAACAGTTTCTAGAATCTCTAAAGGATCTTGTTCCACCCATCCGTCCTTAGGTGTTATAACTTTGATGTCCATTTGATGTGATGCTACCTCTTCAAATTCAGGTATTTTGTAGATCTGTGATTGTCGAAATTTGGCTCGTTATTTCCTGACAACACATTTATAGATACGCAAACTTACGATAAACTGGGCCGAGTTTGTTCCTTCGTCGATGACCCCGACTAATTTACTTCTGTCGATGTGCATTTTTGGGCTGTTTTTTGTTGAACGTGTCCCAGTTAGATATATTAAATTATCGTTTCAACCAATTGCTAAAAGAAAATAAGTAAATGAACATCTCTatcatttttgttgtcatcctttatttgtttaattacAAAGAAGCCTAAAAAGAAGATAATCAACGAAGCAAGTTAAAATAGAACAATTTGTAAGTTAAGTGGCAGTATCAACTACTCATGCTACTAATTCCACTTGAGGTTTGTACAATCTTCACGATTTTTATGATTCTTCTAGTTTGCTATGCTGATACTACACCACACATTCGAATAATGCACAGAATTCAAATCCGATTAAATCTAAATTAtctaaataattcaattatcGCACAATTATCCAAATTGCTGTATTGGTTACAAAGTCCATTttcatgtttatttaaagcagaaaatattcatttgaaGGTAAACCTAAAGTAATCATCGATAGACCATTACAATCACGGACGCAGAATGGTACATCAGGCGATGTAATTCTGTGTTATCgtcaatttaatgttttttaacgttgaaagTTTATCTAAATATAAAAAGCGAAAATGATGCAAAAAAAGGGGGCATGGTTTAGGTCAAGTGGcactttttttatcaattttccaaTTCGTCAAAACAGAAGTATGGTTCCGATAACAGcaaaatgttagaaaaaaaaatgtgtgttcgTCTTCTACTTTGAATTGTCATACTGAATAGCGAAAATTGAAgtctcataaaaaaaataatttttccatcacGATCTTTGGATAAAGACTTTCATTATCTAATGGGAATTATAGGTAATATCGAAACGTATGAGTCTTTAAGTATTTATATCGTCTTGTATAagtgtttttgtaaaaatgatttcaaattcAGCGACAACTTATCAAACAACAAATAGTTACATTCATAAATTTGCTGTGTTTACAAGAGAACTAACAAATTCCACAGGTTGATGAATGATTCGCAAACAGTAAAACCGATATGTAATGACATAACATTGCGATAACACACACTCTATTCAAAAGGAATTCAATGCCACTTTATTTTCGCTTGAATGTTTTAAATATAGACAGACCGAAAAATGAATAACTATAACAGCCAACACCATCGACTCACAAtaagaaagaaattatttttgataaaaactgaaaactagTTGGTCCGTCTCAACCAGcactaaatttaaaacttaTTATCACAATTTTATCAACTTACGCACGTTCGACTAATATAATTCAAAGACGGTATGTTACACAGCCTAAGAAGTAATTCCGCCGCTGATACACACACGTTTaagcattttattttaacagaACACTTTCATTAGTTTAAGAATGAATGTAAtccaattcaaaaataaattttcaatgaaaaatcacTGGTCAAATCAAAAATCTTGTGTCtttacaaaaaggaaaaacttgaCTGCCAGTGgtattgaattaaaatcaaatatctCCCTCtgttcataaattatttataaaaatttcaatggaaCGAAATCGCTGTTTGTCTTTGCACTGAAATGTACAGACATGAGCAAAAGAAATACAACACTTGGTGTGTTTGCCAAGCCTCTGAAAATATCCAATGAAATTTCCATCACACTCACACATTCTACACTGGCTTATGGGTGTATTTGTTTGGAATTCGTTTTCCACGTGCGTGTGAACGCAAGAAGGCATGCGTGGTTTCTGACTCAATAATCATTTTGCGTAAGTTTCTccttttcactttttctttcttattcTTTTTCGAATAGGATTTACAGtcaaatatacaaaatgtgcATTATGTTCTATCAATGATgcaatttccagaaaaaattccactgtcacatacggctattcatctgttatcgatgacgacgacaaaaataataacaaactctgggtaatatggttctTCATATATAAAAtccatgttaaaaaaattgaagtacaagatttgaaatcaacagattaaaaatactttgatcgatggaagtaatagatctgatAATCATTAGGGTCATTCATTGAATCGATGACAATTAAATTGTTGAACTTGGTCATAAAGTGTAGAGAAAATGCCAAGGTTTATTTTACTATtacattgaatttgaaaaaaatatttttgtgaactttATGAAAATGCTCTACTCAAAAATTGGTCGTGCGGTAAccttaaaatgtaaaatttaaaaaaatggttttcgtaAAAATGATCAGCTCTGGCGGTCACGGCCCACTATatccgaaatatttttttttaatcactCCTCCCTAATAATCATACTGgccatatgcttgccgtctgtactTGGCTAAAATGTTTGGTGGTGGCATCAACATCAAACATATTGTTAATAAATTCAAGTCTTCTTCAACGGAATTTCTTGTTCTACCGACTTTAACTTTCCAATGTTGTAATGTAGTTATGGCattgttaaatatttatgagaCTTATTGTTAACAGCAAGTATTGAGGTTCAAAACGATTATTCTTAGGTTGTTTTGCGGCTAAGGATTGgatgataaaattattatagAATTATGTCATTAACTATTTGACTCAGGGACTATAATAGGCCgattatttttaggaaaaatggTCAAACATGTcaggacttttttttacaattttggaACATTATAAGGAAATTAgattcccaaaaataggccctgtatTAGATCGCAGTAAAATTGCCTAGATTTGTAGTAAAATTATgcgttttgtttgtattttgatATCACGTATATCAATCGTAAAATAGCGTCAACAGAGTTTCTTCAGAAACAACGCACTTTATAATGAAAGCACGAGAATCATTACCGACCGGCGGGATGGAAGGATTGAGGTAACGTAATCTCTGGACTTAGTATATCAAGTGATTCTTTTACTTGACAATTCAAATCACTTAATGTTACCATCCAAGATACTACTTTTTTACTTGTCAGAATGgtcagaatttaaaaaatcgattcaatcATTTTATGTACCTGAATGTAATCATTTAATCATccttatcgttattttctttaaaacatTACGATAAGAATGAGTGTATACGTAAACCTCTACACTACACTGATCATATTACACCATGTATTTAGTGATAATAAAATATGTCGTTTGGTAGACATTAATACggatttttgtgtgttataaATAGATGCAGAAATTCAATATTTGTCGATCAAATAAGTGAATTGTTGAATTCGATAATGCTTTTCTCAGGAGAGTGTCATAAACTAATTAAATTCGTAAGAATTTGTTTGTTAGATTTTTGAGATTAAATTCAGAATTGTCATGAAACTCCACCGATTCTAAAGTGTTTTTTAGTGATAAACGTTAAAGCTATAAACCGTCagattaaagaaaatatggaaataaaaaaccgATAATTGTTTTGTAggaacatttttctcatttacGATAAGATAAGGCTAACACCATTCAAATTGTGTCAATAAACCTATTATGGTTTTAAGAATCGAAAATCAATTATGGTCCAAAGATCGACTTTATCGATTTTACATAATCAAGACTTATATATGTAGCGTAATACAACTAGAGTATACACAGTCAGCAAGTGTATTTTTGACGTCTTTGTTTTAAAACTTTGCGAGTTGCAAAGGTGTCTGTATATTGGTCGTTgactataaataaaatgcacaAGAAGCGTGCCCACTGTCACAATAAATTGCTCAACTGTCATTATAAGTACTTCCTAATTGTATATAGtgcaaaaaggaaaaaacaTGATGGTATGGATGCAACGTATTTTCTACCGCGAGTGCAattcagggcctatttttgggaaattgatttcctaaatttgctagttttccgaaattttccaatatttgctaaaatttgcTAGAATTTCCCATTAGCAAGTTTCGTaaacggaaaattttggaaaatcttagcAAATGTTGGCAAATTATGgcaaattgtggaaaatcgatttcccaaaaataggccctggtgcaatttaccattttattgAAACTGTCTGTAATAAGATGTTGCATTTGTAACACATATTTGTAGTCATAATTAGCGAGGATTCATATCTCTCAAGCATTCGAAAGTCTCAAGGATTCATACACGTAACTCTCAACGATTGATCCCTGAAGaacaatgaacgtcaacacaaggtatggtcgaatgccaaactttgtatggagcggaggacatagcaatttcatataaagaaactcacctctaatgagaggtgagtttgtttatatgaaatcgccatgtcctccggtttgtatgaacagaccatacctggtttatactttcattgctgaAGAATTTGTGATTCTGAAAGGCTCCAGAAGTTACAGCAGTTACTCAGAAAGACTCAAACCAAATATCTGAGGCAGTGCAGACTTCTAGTAGAGTAATGAATGAATCATTATGAGTTATAGTCAACAACACTGGCTCACCGTTGCACATACCGATACTCAGAGcaaattttagtgaaattatttctctaatttcgctgagtttcaccaattttaatttcatgaaGTTTTGGcagatttattgaaaattgtaggtaaaacttttaaaatttatataagTTCAGAAAGGTAAACTCTTGTAAAATGTCAACAATTTATGAAAACAGTCTAACGAACTTCTCAAAATTGGTGTTTAGCGAAACTCAATGCAAAAAGTTTCACTAAGTTTCtctaaatttcacaaaaatttgtctGTAATAGGCTCTGCTGGTGCTTCATAAGTAAACATATTAGAGGTCAGGTTGACCTGTTTACATGTATGTATAAATGGGGTCACTAACGTACCACCGCATAAGCCTGGGGTCGTCTAAGTACCGAATCTCCAGATTTAAGAAAGCTTTTAGATAGCTTTCCATCTGTAACTCTTtagcaaattaattaaataatgaaTCAAATTTCTAGACAGAGAAATGTTCATTTGAAATTGTCAATGCCTGGTGTTCTTTATATTACAATGTCTTGTTGTTCACTAGGGTGTATCACATTTTCTAAAACGTCAAACCGGGATTTTGGACCCACCTAGTCCGACTCAGAACAAGACAATTTCGGACTATATGGATCCAGAATCCCGGCTtgacttttttgaaaatttgacacaCCCTACTGTTTACTGATATGATATGGCGATTATTCACTATGAATACTACTTTCAAAGCTCTTCACCTTGCAGTCTGCATAACAAATCGCGTGCCTTAGTGTTTAACTATGGAATTCGGCAGAGCTTAAGTTATGATAATTAGTTTGACTCTCCACGTGATGTGATTACGCATTTTATGACGAAGAaatcgtaaataaataaaaatgcgcAATTATCGTTGCTAATCTTTGCGTAATGTACGATTTTAGCGGAATAAGTGTAAAACCAAAAGTTTTATGTTGGTTGtttagaattttgaattgtCTGTATCCCATAAATAGATAAGACGAAGTCGAAGTGAAATGATAAAAGATTTACACCTGTTGATCACGAATGAATTGATGTTCATTCATTCACATTCTTAGGTGATTGTTCCAGTTTTGTGTAgacaacatttaattttgattgagatgatatgaactgaaaatttaaGTGATAGTCGGTAGAGACAAGCATCATGCACAAACTGAATGTTTCATTGTAAAGCTCTGAATTTGatcagataaaaaaaaattaacaaaattagtGAAATATAGGCGTTCAAAGTTAGAAAGCTGAAAAGCGACTCAACTGCGACTTAACCGGTCTTGACAGAATGTAAACACAGTTTGTAACGTACATTTTGATACATATTATATCTAATCTGATTGTAGATTGTAGATGTAACCTTGGGACCTTGTAACCTTGCAGCAAGGCAGTAATAATAAATACTTGAAaacgtaaaataaaaacatgttGATTGAAATGTCGATGAATCTGCTAAAACCggttgttgtttatttttagtcAGTCCATTTCACTGATAGTTCAACTATTCGACTTTATATTCGGGATCGACACACATTCTAACACACACACCTCCTTGTTTTCATTCCAAAtgcacaacaaaatttttgcacGTACCGCAAAAAatacagaaattttttaacgAAGAGTATTCTTTGCTTGAAACGAATTTCTATGGTTCAAGTGTAGCACTGAGTACTGAGTACACACTAAACTCATGATACAATAGCACATGCTTCCTGAAAAACAGCGGAAAGACACAATCGTACTGATAAAAAAGACTTACGAAAAAGTTACTGAACAAAACACGTATTGGTTTGAACAGCCGCGTCGAACTGTTTTCAAATGAAAGTTAGGTACGTTTAGATGATTTCCACATCACTGTGTGAATTAACAGCAATATAACACAGTCTCgtagtcttttttttcgctgtgtGTATTTCATATTCACTcacattgataaaaaaaagtgctGGACGATTTCAACATGTGTTATTCTCATCACTGAAATATTATTATCGAATGttatttggttgtttttttgcaaataacaTTGCTCTAGGTGGATGAACTGTCATGTGCTTAAAGACCTCTTTTGATGGTGGTTTAAAATGCCTCCTATTTGAGGAATTTACAAGTCTTGATTCAAGAAGGATTTTAAGAGTTTTATGACTTTTGATGCCTCATTTAAGGAGGATTTTAGGAGATTCTCTTTTGGTGTCGGAAATGTTTGTATTAATGTATCAAGTATGGACCTCTGAATAACGGTTGCATGTGaacttcaaaatgaaattccaataAGTAAAAAGGAAGGGAAGACATCTGCTCCGCAGGCGAAAGCCTTATGAGTTGTGTTAACaagcaattattttttgagtACAGAGTTCCATTTTAGGAGCTTTGGGAGGTTTTAAGAtggtttttgacatttttaagAAGTTTTAGGAGGAGTGGTAGCCCTGCAAATTTCCCAGCGATAGATAAATATTTAGAGCGGAACACCAAAATGCATGGTTTTAAGTCGAATGACGTAAGTATATTGTTAATGTAAGTCGAAAAATGGAGAAAATAtccaactatcaaattttctaGTTTGCGAAAAACAGCCCGGTAAAGATgtgcataaaaaatgaatattctTACCCAAATTTGATTATCGCTTCAGAATTGTATTCATGTTGCAATCCCCAGCATCTAACAATTGACCGTTTAGAAGGAGGTACTCTTATATAAGAGGTACAAGATTTGGTACCTGACACTTTCGAATGTTTTTGCGAATGTcactattttaaaatttgccgcttttttccgaaaaaatattctttccaATGAAATTGAACACAGCCGCAGAAAACGCGCGCGCACTTTTTTGGAATGAAATCTCGAaatcgaatcatttttttgaatcCATTCCGATCGGCTGGGTCGTTCCACTACAATATCTGTCAAAGAATTCATCGCCATTGTCGTGTGTgatttcaatttatcaaaaaaggttgattttaaagtaaaatttaaacatAAGACAAAAGGTACAAcagcaaaataataaaattattgttgaacaTCGAGACTCTCACAAATCATTCGGAGTTTGTGGAATACTTTGTAGAAAGGATGGAATTTTCCGCCCCTCTATCGCGAATATAAAGTTGCATGTGTATGTAGTAACTGCGAAAAATattcttacaaatttttttttctctcttgcatttaaagtaaaattattaaataaaattgcgtTGAAGGAAAATGTGCGTTCGTCTTTCGGCTGTGgcaaatttcaagttttaaaagtttttatttcattcattttctgcAAACAAAACGCTTCACTGTTCATACGACATACGGTTCAAATGTAATTTaccattttggtttttttttgtggtacAAATCTATGcacaaaaaaagagttttttttatgcaatTGAAACGGAAATGGTGGTACAATTTATACCATCCTAGAACTCTTGCGTTTAAGAAATTTATGGCCTTAGACCACAACCTGTTGAATAAAGAAATTGATTGATATCAAGGTCATTTTGGATTGGTTTTTGTCCAACTCGGtaacattttagttttttttttctctctcgcttctattttaataaattagcGTTAATGATATCTAATTTCTGATTGACATAATTAATGCATACGAATTTATAAtgtgattttttgtgtgcGATCTTTTTCACAATTATGCATTCCgtgttaacatttttttttcttcctcacCGTTTGTTTTACTTCATCGTTAATTATATATTCCATTTTTctctatattttttttatagaaaaatatatcaaaacaAAGGGTTCCTCCATACTACGATAATATAACGTCAATTCGATTATGGTACAATTACTATACTAACACAACCATAAAACGGCGAGCCGATAAACCCACACAACCGCAACTCACCGTACAGAGTTTACACAAAGATAAGTGATATCATTCGGTTTACAACAATACGAAAAAAACAAGTGTTGTGAGTTTAAgtaattaagtaaaaaaacaGTTTGAATTTCAACTCGCTTTCGATTAACCGATTAACGCCATCGAATCTTGTTTGCGGGAgtgtttaaaattaaaaaaaaaaaaattgaaagaacagCGAAACAGTGgagtgaattttatttccgaATTGAAAGCGAATCGCGAGTGTtggaataaacatttttccgcAACCGAAAAATATATTCTCGTTGCGTGAGCCTCGCTGGATGAATTGAATGGACCCAGCAATTGCGTGGTTTCAAGAAGAACAACGAGGTCCCGCAAAAAAAGCGTGGCTTGCCATCTGGGAGACAATACAAGAAATGGATCAAACACAGGCTGTGACCGGTATAGATAATAATAATGCGAAACCATCAAAGGAAATGAACATTATGATGGATAACAGTAATAGTAACAGTAACAATGGACAAACGGAGCGCGTTTACTACAATCCGTCGAGAAGGAAAGCAGGCAGTACGTTGGATTCAAATCGGGCTAGTACGTACAATATGAATCGCAATGAATATAAATTAACGGGAATACATGGGGGATGTCCTTGGCGGCCACACAATCATGTTTACGGACGCGGTGTTCTGGGGTAAGattaaaaattcacatttacttctacagcaaaatgttttaatttaaaaatacattACGCGATTGTGGTAATCTTATCAGTTGAcgaattcaaataatttttttctcttcaaaacAAACTCAATTTATTCGCATGTGTGGCAagtcatttaatttttgtaaaaaaaataataattttttttatattccacTCTGAGGTATCATACGCTTCGTGTTAGATACGCACGTGAGTTTATTCGGTGTTTCTAACCACACTCAGGAAAACAACACATATGTTTGTCTGTCTTATGATACGTTATGATGAAATTGGATGTTACATATACCGAAAATGTTATCTTTGTGATAGCCATGCGACAGTTTTCTCGATATGAATGTACGGAAAGACATGAATAAGGTTCGCCAAAACACACACTGTTTTCTTGAACCTCCTATTTTATCAGTAAAAGTGGAAGGGTCACGCAAAAGAAAACACTCAATTTGTACTTCCATTCATAAGAATCATTCAATTCTACATTCTGGGTCTGAATGTACGTCTACACAGTAGTATCACGTAATAGCGTGACTTCAATGCCGTTTGAAATAGTGTGAGTCAGTTAATTTTGCGAAGGAAATTGACCTGTAATTAGTTGAACTTGCAAACCGCAATTGTTCTCAGAAattgatgcaaaatattattatgcAGTTGCCGCACGACAATAGTGCATTGCTGTTGTCTTTGATGTGTCGTCATTGATGTTTTGAGGCACGGGTAGTTTCAATACAACACATTTGGCAGAGTTAGTATTTTCCGTTGTTGCGGTCAGAAAATGCTATAAACTGAGACAGTCATGACGAATTGTCCAGCCGCAAGcatgaaatagtcatttacataacaagggataaaaagttagAGATTTCATATCGACGGTATTGTTGTGAGAGCGTAGTGAGGACCACAATTCACCAGAGAttaaatctttcatttttgttccgatattaacgtttttcacagCAGAGGTTCCCGAAGTTTCAACTGAGATCATAAAATGACTTTTTTGTCGCCTGTGCTGTAAAAAATTAACTGTTCATCACATTTACCGAGCTTGTGTACGCCGATACACTGCCATACCTCATGTCCGATTTAATAATTTGATTAACTGCAACTCCTAGTGGGATGTCTTGAAAACATCGGAAAAACCAATAACTAAACCAGACCAGTAGTGATGATGATAACCTTTTCAGCGATGTCTTTTTTTCGTGCAAGAGCGATAAACTAACTATTTCCTTTCcaaacacattccgttaatCAGCAAGAAAGTTGTTTacatttcaagaattttcttaATGTAGAGAGCAGCTATTTTTCTTTGCAGTGATTACGTCATTTACAGTATATGAGTAGGATGCACAAAATATGTAAACAAATGATTccgatatttatttttcacttttcaccGACATTAATTTTCCGATTCGCAATTTTTTTGATCGCACCGAGAAAACGAAACGTAACGGTTATAGTACCACGCAATAGCCAATATTTCAGGCGACAGATCTACACCAATTTGTTCTATAGGTTGTTACTAAGCATGGTAGTAATTCACACACAACTATTCGGGGTCAGAGTACACCTCtcttaattttactttttttttactttcttaTACTGTTACTGGGGCACACATATGTTAATTACGAATGTTTCtattcgaaaagaaaattcaaattgaaataggGGCATTGGTATTGTTTTTGCTGTATATTTGTTTATTGATTTAGTATATTAATATGCAGATACGCACATTTGTTGTTTTCGCTGATTCCATGTTCCTAGAAATATCTTATTCCTCTTGTACGTTAGAtttcatcaatatttttttctgcttcaaTAATAATTGGATTTTTGTGTACACAAAGTGCTTTATGTACATATTCGAAAACCTATTATCACATTATTCTATTTTTAATCTACCTATCTATTTATtataagcagaaaaaaaaatgttttctgttcacacaaaattgaatcgaaacGTTGTTGATGTGTGCAAATTAACCATTCtacgttttccattttttttttgtttttgttttttcattcggtatcagtgtaaaaaaaatatgggtACGacgaattgaaagtaaaaaaaaacctattgCCCAATATTGCAATTTGTTGTTGGAACTGATTACTAACCggtgattttatttttcattatcaAATTACTTGTAAAACTCctcaacaattttgtgatttcaGTTTATCGATTCCATAATACTCACTGGTTAGAGCGCTGAATGTGTACATATTTTCTTCGTATACGTCTACGACGGAATGTTATTCGTAATGCGTCGTAATTTTGCAGAAATTGCAAAACATGACCTTTAATTGTTGAGAAGTTTGTTGTGTAAAATGAATAATGAGGAAAAACTTTCCACTCAAATCCTATCGATGATTTGGTCATAGATTAAGGAATTGGTGCGGCTACGGCTGTAAAGAGACATGGACACCTAGTTGAAATTATAGCCCACATTTttgcatttcgttttttattatcgataatatttttgtacaaaaatcctttttccaaaaagtacGACCTTTATTTCCAGCAGAAATGTCTtagtttcaataaaaaaatagcTTTGGTTGTGCAC
The sequence above is drawn from the Bradysia coprophila strain Holo2 chromosome IV unlocalized genomic scaffold, BU_Bcop_v1 contig_144, whole genome shotgun sequence genome and encodes:
- the LOC119071194 gene encoding glycerol kinase produces the protein MHIDRSKLVGVIDEGTNSAQFIIYKIPEFEEVASHQMDIKVITPKDGWVEQDPLEILETVRQCAKIACEKLTALDYHIKDMVCIGITNQRETTVVWDKITGKPLYHAIGWNDIRTDETVDKILAKLPDQNKNYFKSISGLTISPYFSALKLRWLSDNIPSVKKAIRDRRCLFGTIDSWLIWNLTGGPKGGLHVTDVTNASRTLLMNIETLNWDPLLTKTFSVSPTILPEIRSSADIIGPVNDGCILNGIPISGVLGNQQSSLIGQCCLKPGQTKNTYRSGCFLLCNTGEQKVLSTHGLVTTVAYKLGKDKPAVYALEGSVAVAGSALKWLQNNLKILKNIDDSEQLAGSVFSTGDVYFVPSFTGLYAPYWRKDARGIICGLTGFTNKNHLIRAALEAICFQTRDILEAMNQDCGFVLNKLNVDGKLSGNNLLMQLQSDLCGIPVFRAQHRDTTALGVAMVAAQADGINAFVLKPDTRLPNHLQDTYLPTTTDTERNLRYTKWKMAVQRSLGWAVTKKSEAMTDERFRLLASIPCSLFIFSTFLMLVHSRRHIS